The DNA segment tgagagtgcaaaaaaaatcaaaatattgagaaaattgcctttgaagttgttaatcaggggcactgtggcaggccatccactcacaaaaataaagtttttatatatttaatttaagaaatttacaaaatatcttcatggaacatgatctttacttaatatcctaatgatttttggcataaaagaaaaatcgatcattttgtcccatacaatgtatttttggcttttactaaaaacgttcccgtgctacttaagactggttttgtgatccagggtcacatatttcatttctgtcgatagatcctccaaaaaatgacacactggatgagcctaaacttttgaatggtTGAGTAATAAACTAAAAAACAAGGGAAAATTTCTGCATCACTTTCTTGCaacaacatttgatttaattcaatttcagatattGAGCAGAATTATAGAACTTGTAATCGAACATCCGAAAACATGCATGTACCAGGGTTTACAGCTCTTTTCTTGTTCTATTaacattaaatgttaaagttCAATGAGCTTCTGTCTATAGCCTTGTTTCACATCTAGCATGTGCAGTAGTATCCTGAGATGGAATCGTTCCAGTTGCCAAACAGGCCTTGTTTCACTTCCTTGAGGTGGTACACGATGCCAGCAGAAAACTTCTTCTTGGAACCCTGCTTCTTGCTTCGAGACCACACTGTCAGGCTGCAGGACCTGGCCACCACGAGAGAAGAGACACGGTTGTCCCAAGCCCTGGGGATGATGGGAACGTCTTCATCAGGATAAACATCCAAAAAGTTGCCGTAGCAGCTCATGTCATAGTAATAGCTGCTGTGTTCAAACATGCGTGCGCAGAGTTTGTTTCCTTCGCCGTCCTGCAGTGCGCTTGGTTCAGGACACTGTGCATTCAGCCCTTCAAAGCACAGAGCAGCAATGAGAACAGCAATGAACGCCTTCATGTTTTCAGTATGTTGAGTGAAATGAGGTCATTTGACCTGACTTATAGCTGCTCCTCATGTGACTTGTGTGAGAAACCTCAGGTTTGCCAACAGGTGCTCTGAAGGCCCTTGTgataagaacaaaaaaaatcctaaCCTGGTTTATTGGTCTTCGATCAGACTAGACCTGGTTCTTTATCCCATACCTAATAATATTGATAACATAAGTAAATAAAGCATATTATACTTTTTAGATTTAACTGGAGCCACTGTAAGGTTCGGATTGGTTCTGTTTGATGTGGGGGCAGCGGTCATGGCGTGGCACCagaaatgctaaaaaacaaatttacttttaacttaataaaaataCTTATTGAAAGAAAAACGTATTGACcgttttttattaactttatacCCTTTATACACATCTCCCTTTGGAAGATAGTAACTTTAGTGTAtaatattttggaaaaaataCAGCTCTTATTAGTTTCAAAGTGACCAAAGTACTATTTAATCCAAtgtcaagaaataaaaaaatgttttgtgacaTAAGGTAAAAAGGCCAGTCTCAACAATGGGACTGGCTGGGAGGGACAGTCACAGCAGGGACCAGGGGGCGTTCGGTATACCATGCATGAGAGTATTGCGGTATGTACCATGGATGGTGTATTGCGCCCCAATCTAGCACAGACATCTGGGTTATACTTTGTGAAAAggcatttaaacacatttttacatcaaaaattaaaaaaggtAGATTGCTGGCTATTGGCGCATGTCTGGGATACATTAATAAGTAAAAATGTCACTCTTTTATTCTTTGAAAGTGTAAGCAGATACACTGTAGCATATGCAGTAAGCGGTGAAACTCTGTCAATAACTAAACCAAAAATTAGAAAAGTGGTTACATTTAAATCTGACACGTTTAGTGGGTGATTAATTCATAGATTCAGCATATCTGCCCACAATAAAGAACAATTTATAGTATTCACAGCAGACTGCATTAGGATACATGATGTTACCTAACTTTGCACAAGTTTATATTTGAGACTAAAATAGTTTTGTCTGTTTAAGAATAGGCCTATGAAATGTAATCTGAATATCGTAGAactctattttttttaaaacatatagTCTAAATCTGTTTCTGTAGCTGTGCCCACATTAAAATGATCTTGTAAAATACGTCACAATTGTGTTCTCTTCTTTCATGT comes from the Triplophysa rosa unplaced genomic scaffold, Trosa_1v2 scaffold491, whole genome shotgun sequence genome and includes:
- the LOC130550946 gene encoding syncollin-like, translated to MKAFIAVLIAALCFEGLNAQCPEPSALQDGEGNKLCARMFEHSSYYYDMSCYGNFLDVYPDEDVPIIPRAWDNRVSSLVVARSCSLTVWSRSKKQGSKKKFSAGIVYHLKEVKQGLFGNWNDSISGYYCTC